GAGTAGTATAGATGTTAAGTGTGATCACCTGCCATATGATTTAGAAGTTAGGATGCCTACTGGGGACCAAGGTTTGATATCTAGTTCCATTTATAGAAATTGTGAGGTTTGGATTGAAGAGCAGAAATTACTGACGGATCTTAGGAGCTTGGCAATTAGGGGTTATGATGTCATTTTAgaaatggattggttagcccgttatcaTGCTCAGCTCAATTGCAAGCTGAAAATAGTGGAGTTATACATTCCTGGGGAACCAACTTTGAGGTTAGATGTAAGAGGTAGATTAGCATGTTCGACTCTTATTTCGGGGATTCGAGTTAGGAAATTGTTAAGTAAGGGAGGCCAAGGGTACTTAGCTTTTCTGATAAATACTGTAGGAAATAAGGTGAAGTTAGAAGACGTGCTAGTGGTCAAAGAATTTCCCGACGTGTTTCTCGAGGAACTAAAATCGTTACCACCTGAAAGAGAAATggcttttaagattgatgtggtTCCAGGGACAATACCCATTTCCAAAACGCCTTATAGGATGGTCCCAActgaattgaaggagttgaaactACAGTTGTAGGATTTATTAGAGCGAGGGTTTATTAAGGAGAGTGACTCACCTTAGGGTGCACCCGTGTTATTCattaagaagaaggatggaagTTTGAGATTGTGCATAGACTACAGAGGCTTGAATGATGTcaccattaagaataagtatcctTTACTGCACATAGATGAACTTTTTGATCAGTTGCAGGGAGCTGTAGTATACTCTAAATTGGATCTTAGgcagggttattatcaattAAGGATCCAAGGGGAGGACATAACCAAAACAGCCTTTAACTTgagatatggacattttgagtttgcagtgATGCCCTTTGGGTTAACTAATGCTCCTGCAGtgttcatggatttaatgcaccgAGTCTTTAAGCCGTATTTGGATCAATTCATGGTAgtattcattgatgacattttagtgTATTCTACAACCCGGGAGGATCATGAACAATATCTGATGATAGTATTGTAGACCACCAGTTGTATGCCAAATTTaataagtgtgaattttgactGGAAGAAGTGACCTTTCTAGGCCATATTATTTCTAAAGATAGAATCACTGTGTAAGACCCCGGTTAGTCCttaattttgatattatttgaATAAGGAATATTAGCgttattttttttctataaaaccTGGTTTTAAGGTTGGTGGTAATTCTTCAAAATGTTATTTTGCCTAAATaatttgaaaaccctaatttgggttattactaacctctagtgttacaatccattagaaaccctaagttggATTTAAAGCCTTTGATTTTGCCCATGTTAAAAAGTGTGTTGTTGAGTTGCCTTTATGTGGAATAAGGGATGATTAAGAATGGGTGATTAAAATAGAAGGGTGGTTAGTGAAGTGATTAAGTGTGATTAAGGATTTTAGACTAGATTAAGTGTATActctatggagttaattgaaagcttTTCATATATTTATGGGCAAGagtgtaagaaagagaaagtgaagGTGTAAGGGCTAAGGagcaaaattcaaacttttgtgtgattggttgaAGTGGAAAATATCTTATGGAGTCTTTGACTTATATTATACCAAGGAAATACAAGCTAAACATAGTTATAAACCAAACAAacttcaagagagagagagagagagagagagagagacgagATTGAAGCCAAGGGAGAAGAGAGGATTTCTTCCAAGTTCATCCAAGTTTTAGCCATCCATCTTGATCTTGGAGCTTAGAGCAACAACTTTGGCACTTGCTTGTTATAGTTTCATCACTTGCAAGGCTTACTTGAAACTAAATCATCTCACTTGGAagttgatttttggtgaatgaaTCTTGAAGCCATGAAAGTGATTCTCTTATTGTGGTTGTACACTTTTATGGTTTATATGGTGATTATAGTGTAGTTTGAAGGTTTATTTTGGTGATATATTGCTGCATAAAATTTGGTCAAGGCTAGGaagaaattagggtttcttgcttcatggttctttaagttgatttggttggttattTGACTTGTAAATGGAATCTTTGATGTATTAATTTTACTTGTATGGTTGGATCTTAGAAAAATCCAGTTAgtcatgaaaccctagtttaaaGGGAAATTAGTTTGGTTGAGCTAGGGCTTAgatggttagggtttggttgGTTAAGGTTTTGAAGCTAGTTGGAGCTAGTAAGGTTAGAGCCTAGACCAAGGTTAGTGTTTGCTAGGTTTTGGGGTTAAATTGGGAAAGGAATTTTCTGGTCTCTTGTGAAACTATTAGGAGCTAGTATATGTGTGTtttatttggtatgaaattggttagaaaacttgcatgagaaccatagaaacggatCATGCGTTTGCGACGCGCGAAACCGTTCGAACTGGAAAACAGGGCAGCCCAGAACCCAAACtttggctccatttttctttgtgCTACGTATTGATTCAGGGTttgtccaaaacatgaaagttgtatcttCTTAAGTCCTTGTTGTACCTGCAAAAGTTTAGCCCAATATGATCagtgtagctccagttatgCCCAAAACAATGTAATGGTGTCAGAATTGCTGTTGAAGCTGGTCAGTTCTGAGCACgaactttggacccatttttcccTATGCTCTGTACTGATTCAAACTTTGGTCACAACATAAAAGTTGGATTCTTATGTACTGTCCGTCTATTGcttttggaatttcctgatttgcaTTTGTGAGCAAGGAGTTATGATCATTCAAACATGCCCTGTCCGTCAGCCTAAATATGAAATTCTGGAACTGTTTGTCCcaattgagatctgggttgaggtgtcttcataaaagttgtagcccttcctcttagcttcgtaatgGTACTTCATACACCTTAATCCGACATTCATAGTCTAACTTATGGTCAAAATAGTTCAGGGTAGCAAATCTGCCCGTTTCCGTCTtgccggccgtttccgtttccatTCGCCatttccgcgcgcgcgcgtgtccgttttgccgtttttgcttgatttatacaTTTTAGTAGTTGTTTGTGGAATAATGTGGTACAACCTTTTATTGCTGACGGTAGCAGGCTAGGCGGAGCCAGTGGCACCCACTAGCTGTCGCACGAGACGTGATTTTCGCATTTTTGCTATACTTGCTCTTTAcataagtattcaggccgtttcTATGTATAAGTTGCTTATGTGTGTTGATGTGAATGAAATGGTACTTAGGCGAGAATTTAcgttatcacactcgacctaaaccctaacttgcacctgtatttgtacatgacatgcGTATATGAATTGTTTTGGGACTGAACCCCTGGAGCTTGttgctcggggtgactttttgAAATATgatgagtttggggcccgatctcaagatcTAGATGGACTATTTGAGCCGGCCGGGGTTTGGTCGAaatcagtccaacctagtcttgagGTCACCACGTTTGTGAACCAAGTTCGATTTCGTTTTGATTGCTCGAGCCATTTTGTGCggttgactggccagtgagagtgataaggggtacggtgggagtacaagtggagttttaatttatttgtggtcgacggagtgtcgacaggaggtcacacgtggcaaatgacttggctttggagccaacctgtatccttaacttgtgctgttatttatttttctttgacttGGAATCTTTGTGACGTAATTGTTTGTCTTGATGTGTCATTTAtgtttttacccctgtttatttactaaacttataacttacccctttccctttgttttcttaACCGGGCCGACGCGGGAGACTCTTGGGCACTGTCACTAGTATAGCTAGATTTAGTTTGTAATAACCGGACAATTAAACTGGTTCTTCTTGTTATAGTGATCCGTGTAAGGATCCTTCTTCGGGTCTACTTTCTGATTTTGGTTATTATCACAAGGTGATGTAGTGGTATGGATGTCTACTTTTGAGggtgtaaatagaactcttttgccaatgtatatattgtgaatagtactcttttggtttatatgGCTTTCATTGCTTTGCgttttcgagtcctggcgcgagatAGGAAGACGGTCCGCTAAGCCCGTTGGTACGCCTCTGGGTgcggtggggtcatcacaggtggtatcagagcgcctaggttagaggacttggacAATTGGGATATACGTGATAGGCATTAGGAATATGTgcttgttattcttggttttgatgatcataaagtactttgaaatgtttatctaactctcttcaaatataagtattttttgcttatcaaagaatcaggtacgaatatgtcaagaaatgaaaatcaaccaaaagaagaagcaaaaataggacactcatgtcggacgtccgaaggaatctgtcggacgtccgaaaggatgaagaacatcaagaaggaaattctgtcggacgctcgtgaggaagcatcggacgtccggatggatcggacgcACTCCTCGGACACACATCGATcgtatcggacgtcctaaaaattccacaaagtgttgatgactctctgccaacgTTCGAATGCAGAAGCTGTCGTACGATAAaattccatcggacgtccgaacaacaacttgactgattttcggacgatgggataaaacgatgactaagctgtcggacgtccgacagccccaacggctagctgattcttcatctgccttctatccgttggaagcattaatgaagcccatttttggttccctttaaatacaaacgattctgaatcaGAGAGGGACTTTtgtacactttgtttacaagatctcaagagatattttagcttgaaaatagtctccaagacaagatttgttctccaagtggtgtgaatttcttgtgagcatttctcttgtggttgaaagttttattagtgtagctttgttgagggttatctgagtgattgtaaaacttcttagtttgactaagtgaggcttagggcaagaaggaagtgctccctccattgtacatctagttgatcatctttcatcaaagagaagttgctcaacctagtgattggtcttcaagtttgaggaaagcttagtagacaatcggtttgatattctatcttattctttttgtttaataaaattctcattgcttatctatacttgtttttctaatcaacattgttctcttcttctaatctacttggttgatcattactagaaaagaaggtaaatttttattaaagaaaaattgcataaatttgattaagattttaatcaacctaattcacccccctcttaggttgtctttgggccttacaattggtatcagagtttggtctcctagagattaagctcaagcggcttggagtaaagatgacaaccagtcatgctatgtttgttgaggggcaatctgttactaggcctcccatgtttagtggctccaattatgttagctggaaagaaaggatgattatctttttacaatctattgatattgagctatggtttattgtgagtgaaggaccgcatgaagctaactttcttgatgcagatataggtttgcttcggccaaaaacgagagctgaaatgaatgctcaagataggactaatctcacattgaatgccaaagccatgaatgttctttatagtgccttagattcaaatgaatcaattagagtaaaaggctgtaaataggccaaagaaatgtgggataagctaagagaaatccatgagggtggtgacaacgtgagagaacagaaaaaggctatcttggtcacaaagtatgaatcatttaaaattgaacctcttgaggatattgacaaaatgtattgcaggttcaatgacttgatcaaagatctcgaggtgttgggcaaagagtacaccttgggagagaaaaacaggaaaattctcaatgcattgggcaaagaatgggaaaataaagtgactgcaatagaggaggctaaggatctaaattctgtgcctattgaatctctcattaactcactaacctcttatgagttgaagttgaaatctaaagtgcaggaggaagaggatgctagagcaaagagaaacattgctctaaagactactcaaggtgaagatgatccagctcacttggatgatgaagactcggatggtgatgataatgatcttgctctcatcacaaggggcttcaagagaatcttgaataaaaggaagtttagaaggggaggacctagcaatcaattccaaaattattcatcaaatgcaaggaacaaaggaaaacaagaattcaacaagaaacaagtggacaaatgctatgaatgtggacagcctggacactatgcaaacgaatgccccatgaagaaaatgaaagatgggaaagctgatcgaaagccaagattcaacaacttccagattacttggaatgaatgcaactccgaaggggaagttgaagaagaggaagaatcagctcaaatggccttcatggctattggagataatgaggtaacttccatacactctcaatctgaaagtgatgatgaagaagatgatgatcttgaatcctttgttgaaaaactgcataatgccttgaaggaatcttatgataaaaacaagcagctaaaacagaaaattgcttttctcattcatgaaaatgcaagttttcctcaacaaaataaataactaaagactgacaatgaatgtcttgtaagagccggatttgatgttcaaaatgagcttgatagaaagacaagtatttgtgaaatgctgaaggaaagacatggtgatttgaagaaaagaatggacaacttggatgagactttgaaagcaagaaagcaagattttctcaaaaaaaacatgtcatctacctttcttactgctcatcaaagaacattagcacacaacaaaaatgcacatggtttcacaacatatagaagaagtggattgagatatgtcaaaccattacatgttaaggactcttccattatgtgtggtttttgttgtcaaaaagggcatttgaaaggagattgctatgtgaaaagaaatctgaacaaagggatgagatgcatgtggttagttagacacaatgctaactattgtggacctaaaaattaaaaagggtaccaaacactttctcttttcaggaaaaaggctcaaacaagtccaaatggtttattgatagtggctgctcaaggcatatgaccggtgatccctctttgttcataaagctaaaatcaaaatcaagtggaaaggtgacatttggtgatgatgtgaaagctaagacaattggaataggtgatgttggtaaggatggtgaaacttttgttcataatgtgctcttagttgataacttaggttataacttgcttagtgttagtcaattgtgtgataaagacttgaatgtgttgtttaaaaagcatgaatgcattgtgcttgattccaaatataatgttgtgttcaaaggtaagaggtttaacgacatatatattgtggttcttgataaaattgattcatctagcttcaaatgtcttaaagcttcaaatgaagatccttggttgtggcataggagactttgtcattttaacatggatttactaaaggaaattttgaaaaaggagcaggttagaggcttgccaaaaatcagttttgaaaaggataaaatttgtgatgcatgtcaatttggaaagcaaacaaaagtttcttttaaaccaaagaagtgtgtatcaacttctaaacctttagaactcttacatcttgacttatttggtcctactcaaatcactagcttgggaggtaagaaatactgctttgtgattgtggatgattattctagatatacttgggtgatatttcttgctcataaggatgatgccttcaagaatttcacttcattgtttgctaaagtgcaaaatctgcttgggttaaaaattgttaggattagaagtgataatggaacggaattcaagtattgtggttttccagatttttgtgatcataatggcataacacatgagttttcaattgcaagaactccacaacaaaatggtgttgtagaaaggaaaaataggacactacaagaggctgctagaactatgttaagtgaatgtagtttgccaaaatacctttgggctgaagcagtaaacactgcatgttatgtgatgaacagaatccttttgagacccattttgaataaaacatcttatgaactgatttttgataagaaacctacggttggatatttcaaaatttttggttgtaaatgttttattttaaatttaaaggaacatcttggtaagtttgagaaaaaatctgatgaaggaatatttttgggatattgtgagaacaaaagaggatatagagtttttaatagaaggactcttgtgatagaagaagccatacacataacatttgatgaaactaatgatgataattccaaaagttcgtgtgaggatgatgatgtaggtgttcgtgaaggaatggaaaagctaaaaATTGGAGATGGAGGAAACTCTAAACcggaagcaaaggaaatggagaatgaagctcatgaagatcaagaaagggaagatgaggacaaaaatgatgattcattcaaagatcttcccaaggcttggaaatttagccaaaatcatccaaaagaacttataattagtgatccatccgagaagataaacactcgttcctcatctaagaaattgatagacaattttgctttagtttctctttttgaacctaaaaatatcaatgatgccttaaaggatgaaaactggattttggcaatgcaagaggaactcaatcaatttgaaagaaatgaggtttggacactagttgatagacctcaaaatcatcctatcattggcactaagtgggtatttagaaataagctggatgataaaggtgtagttgtaagaaataaagctagattagttgcaaaagggtatgctcaagaagaaggaattgattttgatgaaacatttgctcccgtagctagattagaatcaattagaatgcttcttgcttttgcttgcttcaaaggttttaaactgtttcaaatggatgttaaaagtaccTTCTTAaacggttttattgatcaagaagtatatgtggatcaaccccccggttttgaaaattcaaaatttccaaatcatgtgtttaaactctcaaaagcattGTATGggctaaaacaagctccaagagcttggtatgaaagattgagtggtttcttgattgaaaataatttcaaaagaggagttgtggacaccacactgtttactaagcaagtgctAAATGAACtccttattgtgcaaatatatgtagatgatattatttttggtgctactaatgagtatctatgcaaggatttttccatcattatgcaaagtgaatttgaaatgagtatgatgcgagaattaaatttcttccttggacttcaaatacatcaagccataGA
The DNA window shown above is from Coffea arabica cultivar ET-39 chromosome 5e, Coffea Arabica ET-39 HiFi, whole genome shotgun sequence and carries:
- the LOC140006900 gene encoding uncharacterized protein, whose protein sequence is MDRHQVPDPIEVIEGSIPIFHRLARVLIYPGATHSFANPTFMSSIDVKCDHLPYDLEVRMPTGDQGLISSSIYRNCEVWIEEQKLLTDLRSLAIRGYDVILEMDWLARYHAQLNCKLKIVELYIPGEPTLRLDVRGRLACSTLISGIRVRKLLSKGGQGYLAFLINTVGNKVKLEDVLVVKEFPDVFLEELKSLPPEREMAFKIDVVPGTIPISKTPYRMVPTELKELKLQL